A window of Deinococcus radiotolerans contains these coding sequences:
- a CDS encoding S9 family peptidase — MPTPLPLEDLITLPVTTWLTVSPDGEQVAYYDNRSGRMELCTLHLRTRERRQHTRGQAPATPRSAPVWSADGQTLYLAWDEDGNERTALHALALDTGELRALHHQPGSMDFPVHAHPDGTRLLVNSTRGGQMNVWQYDLTRSGEDAWTPLTTQPNSTQAVAYSPDGTRISLNTNESPDLRNLDGYVMNADGTDLRRVLHAQEGTRESVGHWHPNGTHLTAASDAAGHGRAGLLDLTTGAAQWFTPEGGPEETPGRISPGGQWLSVTRNADSTLTPLLYDLHTAQPRALHLPPGLAAGTQFALGDQLLTQHSTTTTRADVLLYDLHTDTTSTLISAEYGPLNPAQFTPGQYIHYPSSGDQGDVQVPAILYVPQGLDPAVRHPALVHAHGGPTAQFFRAFDDEVQYLVSLGYTVLCPNVRGSTGYGTPWRDANLRDWGGRDLQDIAAAAQYLATLPHIDPTRIGLYGGSYGGYLSYLAPVKHPDLFKVAVPIVGITDLHQLHADNSRDIPQLAYYFRTMMGHPDENADLWRDRSAITHAANLRAHLLILHGANDPRCPINQARRFRDALNATGKHEGQDYEYVEFDDQGHGTADPAARIRTTRLIADYLQRRL; from the coding sequence ATGCCCACACCACTGCCGCTGGAGGACCTCATCACCCTGCCGGTCACCACCTGGCTGACCGTCTCGCCCGACGGCGAGCAGGTCGCGTACTACGACAACCGCAGCGGCCGCATGGAACTGTGCACCCTGCACCTGCGCACCCGCGAGCGCCGCCAGCATACTCGCGGGCAGGCGCCCGCCACGCCCCGCAGCGCCCCCGTCTGGAGTGCCGACGGCCAGACCCTGTACCTTGCGTGGGATGAGGACGGCAACGAACGCACCGCCCTGCACGCCCTGGCCCTGGATACCGGCGAACTGCGCGCCCTGCACCACCAGCCCGGCAGCATGGACTTCCCCGTGCACGCCCACCCGGACGGCACGCGCCTGCTCGTGAACTCCACGCGCGGCGGGCAGATGAACGTCTGGCAGTACGACCTCACCCGCAGCGGCGAGGACGCCTGGACGCCCCTGACCACCCAGCCCAACAGCACCCAGGCGGTCGCGTACAGCCCCGACGGGACGCGCATCAGCCTGAACACCAACGAGAGCCCCGACCTGCGCAACCTCGACGGGTACGTCATGAACGCCGACGGCACCGACCTGCGCCGCGTCCTGCACGCCCAGGAGGGTACCCGCGAGAGCGTCGGCCACTGGCACCCGAACGGCACGCACCTCACCGCTGCCAGCGACGCCGCCGGACACGGCCGCGCCGGACTGCTCGACCTGACCACCGGAGCCGCGCAGTGGTTCACGCCCGAAGGCGGCCCCGAGGAAACCCCAGGCCGCATCAGCCCCGGCGGCCAGTGGCTGAGCGTCACCCGCAACGCCGACAGCACCCTCACGCCCCTCCTGTACGACCTGCACACCGCCCAGCCCCGCGCGCTGCACCTGCCCCCCGGCCTCGCCGCCGGCACCCAGTTCGCCCTGGGCGACCAGCTCCTGACGCAGCACAGCACCACCACCACCCGCGCCGACGTGCTCCTGTACGACCTGCACACCGACACCACCAGCACCCTCATTTCCGCCGAGTACGGCCCCCTGAACCCCGCGCAGTTCACGCCCGGCCAGTACATTCACTACCCCAGCTCCGGCGATCAGGGCGACGTGCAGGTCCCCGCCATCCTCTACGTCCCCCAGGGCCTCGACCCGGCTGTCCGCCACCCCGCCCTCGTGCACGCGCACGGCGGCCCCACCGCGCAGTTCTTCCGGGCCTTCGACGACGAGGTGCAGTACCTCGTGAGCCTCGGCTACACCGTTCTCTGCCCCAACGTGCGCGGCAGCACCGGCTACGGCACCCCCTGGCGCGACGCGAACCTCAGAGACTGGGGCGGGCGCGACCTCCAGGACATCGCCGCCGCCGCCCAGTACCTCGCCACGCTCCCCCACATCGACCCCACCCGCATCGGCCTGTACGGCGGCAGCTACGGCGGCTACCTCTCCTACCTCGCGCCCGTCAAACACCCTGACCTGTTCAAGGTCGCCGTCCCCATCGTCGGCATCACCGACCTGCACCAGTTGCACGCCGACAACAGCCGCGACATTCCCCAGCTCGCGTACTACTTCCGCACCATGATGGGCCACCCCGACGAGAACGCCGACCTCTGGCGCGACCGCAGCGCCATCACCCACGCCGCGAACCTCAGGGCCCACCTGCTCATCCTGCACGGCGCCAACGATCCCCGCTGCCCCATCAACCAGGCCCGCCGCTTCCGCGACGCCCTCAACGCCACTGGGAAACACGAAGGCCAGGACTACGAGTACGTGGAATTCGACGATCAGGGTCACGGCACCGCCGACCCCGCCGCCCGCATCCGCACCACCCGGCTCATCGCGGACTACCTCCAGCGGCGCCTGTAA
- a CDS encoding carboxypeptidase M32, protein MTQPETWAALRAHWQDLADLGGIGSLLGWDQSTYLPRGGAAGRARQQALLSGIRHARGTDAAYGRLLDQAGALDLDPVDARMLAVARRNFERATRMPGAFVRAFSQHAGESYAAWVEARPANDWARMVPLLERTLDLSVQNAAFFPEFTDPMDYFVDASDEGMTAAQVDAVFAELRRELVPLVDAVEAAPAPRTDFLFRAYPVPAQLRLAEEIAGLYGYDFTRGRQDLTAHPFMTRLGARDVRITTRAQLSDPTDALYSTLHEAGHALYEQGVAEALLDTPLGGGVSAGVHESQSRLWENLVGRSRAFWAGQFGRVRDAFPEQLADVSEEEMFRAVNVVRRSLIRTDADELTYNLHVITRYELERQLLGGTLAVADLADAWHAAYDANLGLRAPSDVDGVLQDVHWFGGGIGGAFQGYTLGNVLSAQFFAAAQAATPDLDADIARGEFGRLHGWLREHVYAPGRTFTPNELVVRATGQGMTAAPYLAYLRGKYTDLYSL, encoded by the coding sequence ATGACACAACCTGAGACGTGGGCGGCGCTGCGGGCGCACTGGCAGGACCTGGCGGACCTGGGCGGGATTGGGTCGCTGCTGGGCTGGGATCAGAGTACGTACCTGCCGCGGGGTGGGGCGGCGGGGCGGGCGCGGCAGCAGGCGCTGCTGTCGGGCATCCGGCACGCGCGGGGCACGGACGCGGCGTACGGGCGGCTGCTGGATCAGGCGGGCGCGCTGGACCTGGACCCGGTGGACGCGCGGATGCTGGCGGTGGCGCGCCGGAATTTCGAGCGGGCCACGCGAATGCCGGGGGCGTTCGTGCGGGCGTTTTCGCAGCATGCGGGCGAGTCGTACGCGGCGTGGGTGGAGGCGCGCCCGGCGAATGACTGGGCGCGGATGGTGCCCCTGCTGGAGCGGACGCTGGACCTGAGCGTGCAGAACGCGGCGTTCTTCCCGGAGTTCACGGACCCGATGGATTACTTCGTGGACGCGTCCGATGAGGGCATGACGGCCGCGCAGGTGGACGCGGTGTTCGCGGAGTTGCGCCGCGAACTGGTGCCGCTGGTGGACGCGGTGGAGGCGGCCCCGGCGCCCCGGACGGACTTCCTGTTCCGGGCGTACCCGGTGCCCGCGCAGCTGCGGCTGGCCGAGGAGATCGCGGGGCTGTACGGGTACGATTTCACGCGGGGCCGGCAGGACCTGACGGCGCATCCGTTCATGACGCGGCTGGGCGCGCGGGACGTGCGGATCACGACGCGGGCGCAGCTTTCAGACCCGACGGACGCGCTGTACTCGACGCTGCACGAGGCGGGGCACGCGCTGTACGAGCAGGGCGTGGCCGAGGCGCTGCTGGACACGCCGCTGGGCGGCGGGGTGAGTGCCGGAGTGCACGAGAGCCAGTCGCGGCTGTGGGAGAACCTGGTGGGGCGCTCGCGGGCGTTCTGGGCGGGGCAGTTCGGGCGGGTGCGGGACGCGTTCCCGGAGCAGCTGGCGGACGTGAGCGAGGAGGAGATGTTCCGCGCGGTGAACGTGGTGCGCCGCAGCCTGATCCGCACGGACGCGGACGAGCTGACGTACAACCTGCACGTGATCACGCGGTACGAGCTGGAGCGGCAGCTGCTGGGCGGTACGCTGGCGGTGGCGGACCTGGCGGACGCGTGGCACGCGGCGTACGACGCGAACCTGGGCCTGCGCGCGCCCAGTGACGTGGACGGCGTGCTTCAGGACGTGCACTGGTTCGGCGGTGGGATCGGTGGGGCGTTCCAGGGGTACACGCTGGGGAACGTGCTGAGCGCGCAGTTCTTCGCGGCGGCGCAGGCCGCGACCCCGGATCTGGACGCGGACATCGCGCGCGGCGAGTTCGGGCGCCTGCACGGCTGGCTGCGGGAGCACGTGTACGCGCCGGGCCGGACGTTCACGCCGAACGAGCTGGTCGTGCGCGCGACCGGGCAGGGCATGACCGCCGCGCCGTACCTGGCGTACCTGCGCGGGAAGTACACGGACCTGTACAGCCTGTAA
- a CDS encoding SDR family oxidoreductase translates to MNTILVTGGSGVLGRALLPTLEGRADVRVLSRHADPRPTYRQGDLSSGAGLADALRGVSTVIHAASQPSRPQADVDMTGVLLAAAREAGVRHLVYVSIVGCDQVRAFPYYRAKTQVEALIAGSGVPCTVVRATQFHEFVAFMLSRLTRAPLLPLPGLPLQPVDVYAAAQQIAQVALGAPQGRAPDIVGPQVLPLPELARTWADATGARTRVLAVPAARRFTPLTRSDLSGVGRTWAEWLAQEATRPNPYAG, encoded by the coding sequence ATGAACACGATCCTCGTTACCGGAGGCAGCGGCGTGCTGGGCCGCGCCCTGCTCCCCACCCTGGAGGGCCGCGCGGACGTGCGCGTTCTGTCCCGCCACGCCGACCCGCGCCCCACGTACCGGCAGGGCGACCTGAGCAGCGGGGCGGGCCTCGCGGACGCGCTGCGCGGCGTGAGCACCGTGATTCACGCGGCCAGCCAGCCGTCCCGGCCGCAGGCGGACGTGGACATGACCGGCGTACTGCTCGCCGCGGCGCGAGAGGCGGGCGTGCGGCACCTCGTGTACGTGAGCATCGTGGGCTGCGATCAGGTGCGGGCGTTCCCGTATTACCGCGCCAAGACGCAGGTGGAAGCGCTGATTGCAGGGAGCGGCGTCCCCTGCACGGTGGTGCGTGCCACGCAGTTTCACGAGTTCGTGGCGTTCATGCTGTCGCGCCTGACCCGCGCGCCGCTGCTGCCGCTGCCGGGCCTGCCCCTCCAGCCCGTGGACGTCTACGCGGCCGCGCAGCAGATCGCCCAGGTCGCGCTGGGCGCCCCACAGGGTCGCGCCCCGGACATCGTGGGGCCGCAGGTGCTGCCCCTGCCGGAACTGGCGCGCACCTGGGCCGACGCGACCGGGGCGCGCACCCGCGTCCTGGCTGTCCCGGCCGCGCGGCGCTTCACGCCCCTGACCCGCTCCGACCTCAGCGGCGTGGGCCGCACTTGGGCCGAGTGGCTGGCGCAGGAGGCCACCCGGCCCAACCCCTACGCGGGCTGA
- a CDS encoding SIR2 family NAD-dependent protein deacylase translates to MDLAAVRAALHSATRVAVLTGAGVSAESGIPTFRDAQTGHWARFRPEDLASPPAYARDPEMVWEWYAGRYRDVLATQPNAAHHLLAQLEAQKGPGFFLATQNVDGLHHRAGSGTHGGQVVELHGNLLSGRDEVTGETFPLAAPDQLVTPPTSPLGNRMRPNVVWFGEYLPEDALEAAQDAFATAEVALVIGTSGAVYPAAGLAAETLRRGGIAIEINPTETEISHQMTFNIREVASRGLASLFQPA, encoded by the coding sequence ATGGATCTCGCTGCTGTCCGCGCCGCCCTGCACTCCGCCACCCGCGTCGCCGTGCTGACCGGCGCGGGCGTCAGCGCCGAGAGTGGCATCCCCACCTTCCGGGACGCGCAGACCGGCCACTGGGCGCGCTTCCGGCCCGAGGATCTCGCCAGTCCGCCCGCCTACGCCCGCGACCCCGAGATGGTCTGGGAGTGGTACGCGGGCCGCTACCGGGACGTGCTGGCCACGCAGCCGAACGCCGCGCACCACCTCCTCGCGCAGCTGGAAGCGCAGAAGGGACCAGGGTTCTTCCTGGCCACGCAGAACGTGGACGGCCTGCACCACCGCGCAGGGAGCGGCACGCACGGCGGGCAGGTCGTGGAACTCCACGGCAACCTCCTCAGCGGCCGCGACGAGGTCACGGGGGAGACCTTCCCCCTCGCCGCGCCCGACCAGCTTGTCACGCCGCCCACCTCACCGTTGGGGAACCGCATGCGGCCCAACGTCGTCTGGTTCGGCGAATACCTCCCAGAGGACGCTCTGGAAGCCGCCCAGGACGCCTTCGCCACCGCCGAGGTCGCGCTGGTCATCGGTACAAGCGGCGCCGTGTACCCCGCTGCCGGACTGGCCGCCGAGACCCTGCGGCGCGGCGGGATCGCCATCGAGATCAACCCCACCGAGACCGAAATCTCGCACCAGATGACGTTCAACATTCGCGAGGTGGCATCGCGCGGGCTGGCCAGCCTGTTTCAGCCCGCGTAG
- a CDS encoding RNA 2'-phosphotransferase gives MTDRTLSKRLSYLLRHAPHEAGLTLAPGGWVPLAPLLTHLNVTRAQVEVVVAGSDKQRFSLRGDHIRANQGHSVPVDLQLEPAIPPALLYHGTHPGALNAIYREGLRPMNRHHVHLSSDPDAARQVGARRGTPLILTIRAGEMHGAGHVFFISENGVWLVDAVAPKYIDGA, from the coding sequence ATGACCGACCGCACCCTCTCCAAACGCCTGTCGTACCTGCTGCGGCACGCCCCGCACGAGGCCGGCCTGACCCTCGCGCCCGGCGGCTGGGTCCCCCTTGCGCCACTCCTCACGCACCTGAACGTCACCCGCGCGCAGGTCGAGGTGGTCGTCGCGGGCAGCGACAAGCAGCGCTTCAGCCTGCGCGGCGACCACATCCGCGCCAACCAGGGCCACAGTGTCCCCGTCGACCTGCAACTCGAACCCGCCATCCCACCCGCGCTGCTGTACCACGGCACGCACCCCGGAGCCCTGAACGCCATCTACCGTGAGGGCCTGCGGCCCATGAACCGCCACCACGTCCACCTGTCCAGCGACCCCGACGCCGCCCGGCAGGTCGGCGCGCGGCGCGGAACACCCCTGATCCTCACCATCCGCGCAGGGGAGATGCACGGCGCCGGACACGTGTTCTTCATCAGCGAGAACGGCGTGTGGCTGGTGGACGCTGTAGCCCCCAAGTACATTGACGGTGCATAA